TGAGGACTCATTCCGCGTTGTTCTTTACGAACTGCCTTAGTTCTGATAATGTTTATCCAGTGTTGATAATTAATTTCCTCTTTCTGTGTAAGAGTCTTAGCTTTTTTCCTCTCATCCAAAACCATTTGTGCCTCTTTAAGCTTTGCAGAAATTTCCTTATTTCTAACAGTGGCTTTTGTTGCTGTAAACTCAGCTCCTGTTTCATCTGCCAATATAAACAGTGTCAGAACAACTGGAATCACTAAAAAACAAAATTTAAGTATGCGCAAAAGCAAACCGTTCATCAATAAGTTATCCCAAAATGTCTTCTTCGCCATTTTACTCTGTGTAAAGTTCTCCGTACTTGTAGTTTTTTATAAAATTATGGAATTCCTCCACAACATGTGATGAGATATTTTTTTTTCTGTAAATGAGAGACATATCTCTCAAAATTCTTTCATTTTGTACCTTTAACGCTTTGAGGCCTCCGTTAATTACATCCCTGCGAACCACAAGCTTAGAAAGGAATGAGCCTCCTACTCCTGCATAAAGACATTCCTTTATCGCTTCAACACTGTCTGTTATAAGAAACACCCGAAGATTCTGCATGCTTAAGCCCTTTTTTATAAAAAACTGCTCGATGGCTAACCTTGTGCCGGACCCCTCCTCTCTTACTATCACAGGCTCTTTCATTATAGTGTCAAGAGAGACCGAGGACTCAGACGACAACTTATGGTTGCTGCTGACAACAAAAAAAAGTTCATCATCATAAACTTTTTCTACAATAAACTTCTGTCCCTTCATATCAGACTCAACAAATCCAATATCAACACTTGAGGAATTTATCATATCCACTACTTTTTTAGTGTTTCCGATTTTAAGATGAATTCGTGCCCGCGGATTGATCTTTATGAAGTCAGCAATAATCTGAGGAATAAGGTAATTTCCTATCGTAAGGCTTGCTCCTACCCTGATGCTGCCCTTTGTCAAACCGGTAATTTTGCATATCTTTTTTTCAGCATCCCCATAGAGTGACAAAATGTCCTTAGCATACCGGTAGAGAATCTCTCCGGCAGGGGTTAAAGATGTGCTGTTTGTTGTTCTTTCAAATAGTTTTGTGCCATAATATTCCTCAATGACCTGTATCTGGGCACTGACTGCAGGCTGAGTCAGATGGATTATCTCTGAGGCCTTTGAAAAACTCTTAAGCTCAGCAACCGTACAAAACACACGTAGCTTATAGTCCTCCATTGCCCTCCTCAGTCGCCAAAGTGCTGATAGCAAGCTTAAAGGCTAAACTTACGGCCTCATCAACATCCTTTGCTGTAACAGTTCCGGGAATGTCCCAGCTCTTAAGCGTAACCACAGGTTTTTTCAGTTGAAGCCCATACGCTATTTCAGAAAGCGTGCCATACTCCCCGCCTATTGCAATGAGTGCGTCTGCTGTGTGAGCTATCACGGAGTTTCTTGCGATGCCGAGTCCGGTTGCTATTGTGATATCTACAAAACTGTTGGCAGATTTCTTGTCGGCCTGAGGGACAATACCAATAGTTAATCCCCCGGCTGACTTTGCACCCTTTGAGGCTGCCTCCATTACGCCGGTTAAGCCTCCGGTCACCAATAGGCCGCCCTTTTCAGCTATCAGTTTCCCTGCCGTAAGAGCGGCCTCAAGGTGCCAGTCACTAGCGACTCTGCCGCCTATTACTCCAATTTGTATCACACTAAATCATTTAAATATCATAGTAGAGGAAAAACTCATAAGGATGGGGTCTCAGTCTCATGGCATCCACCTCGTTGGCTCTCTTATACGATATCCAAGTCTTAAGGGAATCCTCGGTAAATACATCCCCCTTTAAAAGA
This portion of the Nitrospirota bacterium genome encodes:
- a CDS encoding LysR family transcriptional regulator translates to MEDYKLRVFCTVAELKSFSKASEIIHLTQPAVSAQIQVIEEYYGTKLFERTTNSTSLTPAGEILYRYAKDILSLYGDAEKKICKITGLTKGSIRVGASLTIGNYLIPQIIADFIKINPRARIHLKIGNTKKVVDMINSSSVDIGFVESDMKGQKFIVEKVYDDELFFVVSSNHKLSSESSVSLDTIMKEPVIVREEGSGTRLAIEQFFIKKGLSMQNLRVFLITDSVEAIKECLYAGVGGSFLSKLVVRRDVINGGLKALKVQNERILRDMSLIYRKKNISSHVVEEFHNFIKNYKYGELYTE
- a CDS encoding TIGR00725 family protein, with protein sequence MIQIGVIGGRVASDWHLEAALTAGKLIAEKGGLLVTGGLTGVMEAASKGAKSAGGLTIGIVPQADKKSANSFVDITIATGLGIARNSVIAHTADALIAIGGEYGTLSEIAYGLQLKKPVVTLKSWDIPGTVTAKDVDEAVSLAFKLAISTLATEEGNGGL